In Streptomyces sp. NBC_00704, a genomic segment contains:
- a CDS encoding pep a2: MKTAVPCYYHLDVDVSAERVGQVRRILAAHLTYWDLETLVEPVCRGAEMLLKAIDEHAKDKHTSIEMWWNGQHLITAIGGDDRHLRPDLDLRACLERIAAMSDGWGCCTTGTGSKVIWFSQRARAGERVPRVPTAPSPSLREGLPVPRALVIADVAARADDERVLEAAR, encoded by the coding sequence ATGAAGACCGCAGTCCCCTGCTACTACCACCTCGACGTGGACGTCAGCGCGGAACGCGTCGGACAGGTCAGGCGGATTCTGGCCGCCCACCTGACGTACTGGGACCTGGAGACGCTCGTCGAGCCCGTGTGCCGCGGGGCCGAGATGCTGCTGAAGGCCATCGACGAACACGCGAAGGACAAGCACACCTCTATCGAGATGTGGTGGAACGGCCAGCATCTGATCACCGCCATCGGCGGCGACGACCGCCATCTGCGCCCCGACCTCGACCTGCGCGCCTGCCTGGAGCGCATCGCCGCCATGAGCGACGGCTGGGGCTGCTGCACCACCGGCACCGGCAGCAAGGTCATCTGGTTCTCCCAGCGGGCCCGCGCCGGCGAGCGCGTGCCCCGTGTCCCCACCGCGCCGTCCCCCAGCCTGCGGGAGGGGCTTCCGGTGCCGCGCGCTCTCGTGATCGCCGACGTGGCCGCCCGGGCCGACGACGAGCGCGTCCTGGAGGCCGCCCGGTGA
- a CDS encoding DUF5133 domain-containing protein — translation MLQPAKTEVARTLRGYRAWERAMLAHPGDRSARAAFEDCGYTLCVLMGKRCAREAADAAEQYLRATADGRLRERRGAGRRSGVARLSVTSSLPRLPAET, via the coding sequence ATGCTGCAACCAGCGAAGACCGAAGTCGCCAGGACCTTGCGCGGTTACCGGGCCTGGGAGCGCGCCATGCTCGCGCACCCCGGCGACCGCTCGGCACGGGCCGCCTTCGAGGACTGCGGGTACACCCTGTGCGTGCTCATGGGCAAGCGCTGCGCACGGGAGGCGGCGGACGCCGCCGAGCAGTATCTGCGGGCCACCGCCGACGGCCGGCTGCGCGAGCGCAGGGGCGCCGGCCGCAGGAGCGGCGTCGCGCGGCTCTCGGTGACGTCGTCCCTTCCCCGCCTGCCCGCGGAGACGTAG